The Ricinus communis isolate WT05 ecotype wild-type chromosome 8, ASM1957865v1, whole genome shotgun sequence sequence ACTCTAGCGAAAAGAGTTTTTACAAGTAGTGGAGTTCAATAAGTTCGCATCTATCCATTATTTCTCTCTCTGTAATTCTCTGCAATTCTCTACagtttatcttttataaatattttagtactgttcttttaagatctaaggaacttttcaagaagtggagagtgaGAACTGATCATCTTCTTACTTGAAGGATTCTTGATTTAAAGAgagcttttactttttttttttttatgtatttctatttaattacaacgaccattagattaaatatgttaggttAAGTCtttataagtatttaatttagtctttttactaTGTATgaatattgttatttatttatttgatgaatgATTCTTTTGTCTTTATATCTTACTAGTTTTAATTGTTGTTGTtagttgaccatcatatcaatttaataataatatttattatgaaaatttttaggTCGAATGTAATTGGAACACTATTTTTACTTCAATCTATGTAGGTATAAAAAACTTTAGTTGCATCGTTATTTTGAGTGCCTAATggaaaatacacaacaccatcttattcattaaatctaaacttaaaataaacaagaaaattacttagtaaatgattaaactaaatactaattttagcATATAATCTTAATACATTATAatcattacatatatattttataatttattataattgttttatatttcatcttttcaaaaaattaacttatagtgtttaaatttatttttagtatttttatgtGATAGTTAATGTTTATAATAACTACTCCACAGTTTTTTGTTAAATCaacctcgtggtgaacttatCCTTACTATAGGAATGATTCATACATTTTTGAATACATAATGATATACATCATACAACACATGGATAAACgactagtatatattaatttattagacttaaatttcttttaacacgtgtgcttaatttttgacacatagaatttttattttgacatgtgtactatttttgacacataaaatgcaagtttatgtgtaattttgtGGTTTCTTCTATtagttattgattaataagttacattcctaattaaatactaattctaatgctgagaaataatatattactaataaattaattttttaattaaataatgattaattttctaattagataataattattttaaaagatagcatattaattatattttaatattatattaactaacaaattagttttctaactagataataattataattatagaaaataatatttttaaatattatgtttactaataaattaatttttaattataaaataattcttaattttaaaaaaatagtgatatcaataatattgatagtattaatttatataatattagagttaataaataaatactttaaaaataatttattaatagtactaatttaaaaataatattaataaataaatattttattaatgtaataatataaataaaattttaaaaaataaaacacatttaaaaatagttagtttgctattatttttaaaattattataaattaatattaaatatcaaacaactgattaaattatatttttaaatttaattttataatcaaaataataataatggtcaTACAACACATGGATAGACGACTTTGACCTCTAATTTGTTTTGCAATGCGTGGTTAATGTtagacatataaaatttttattttaagatgtGTACTACTTTTAACATACGAGATTTAAacttatgtataattttataattttttctattaatttattaattaataaactatattcttaattaaatactgactCTAATCATCAAAgatagaatattaattatattttaatataatattatttaataaataattttctaatcggataatgatattaaatcTGTCATAAAagatagcatattaattatattttaatattatattaactgataaattaattttatagttagataataattttaatattaaaaataatattttttaatattatatttcattataaattaaatttttaattctaaaaaatcataatattaattatactgatatgttatttatgataaaattaattaataagtaatttttatattattgtattaataagattttaaaattttagaaatatttaaaaatagttagtttgttaatattttttaaaattttatagcaattttaaatattaaattttttattagattgtatctggaaatttgattttataatcaaaataataataacgacCACTTAACGCATGAATAAATGGCtagtttttatataatttttaaaaaatatatttttatatatttataatatatattcttgTAACTTGTGAAATTTCTACCGTTTAATTAAAAGATtgataaatcaaattttttttctctatatgCAACATttttttgattaataaaaattgtcATTAAAAATCCGACTTTTACAATTAGcttttttttggaaaagaatttTACAATTGCCTAAATCAATAGTTAACCGAATATTTAGTTGTAGTGTTggtttaacaaataaaaactaaaatggaAAGGTTATATATGATCCGGTTAACTGAACAGtacttttaattttggtattgGAACCCTATTcctctattaatttatttaatttctaataaaaatggaaccaaaaaagaattgaagaaaaaggaagaagtgTCTGACCGAAAAGAGAGCGCCGAATTTGTTTGATATGCAGCTAAGCTGAAGCTACTAAAATACATAGCCCCGAATTTGGAGTTTGGCAGACGAGAAGCACAATTGCGAATTCAACACTCaaagttctaaaaaatttcaaactaatttgACTCTGGCAATAAAGAGATTTCCTTtctattctttctctctttatctAAACAAAATGGCTTCTGTAACCTTCACTGACTGCTCCTCCTCCGCCACACCTCGGCTTCGTCTCTTTAACCGCACCGCCACTTTCCACCGTAATGGTAGCATCACCTTTGCCCGCCGTTTAGCGGGCCCCCTCTCAGTTCGGACTATCTGTTTTGGAACCGTCAGTATTGGGTCTTCTTCAACTGCTTCATCGCCAGTCATTAATGGTATATGCAATACCCATTGTCCGTTATTAATATCCCTGAAGAAAAGCTGCCTTTTCTATATCAGCATGGCAAAGTTCGAATCTTTTTAACGTTTCATGACTTTCACTGGTTTGGTTTGTGAATCTTCTCTCTAAGGCAGTTTATCAAACATGTGAAAGTCTATGTTAATAGTTATTTCTCCGACATCTATATCGCCTTTCATCAATGACTAATTTCCCAGCAAAAgaatttttctgttttgtgTCAGCATAGTAAAGTTTGAATCCTTTTAACCTTTCATGGCTATTAGTGGTTTGGTTTGTGCTTCATTTTTTTTGAGGCATTTTTATCGAACATGTTTGAGTTTTGCTTTTGCAGCGTCAATGGCTAGCGAGACGGGTGCTAAGGTGATCGACGGAAAGTTGGTGGCTATGAAAATTAGGGAGGAGATAACTGTTGAAGTGTCAAGGATGAAGGATGAAATTGGTGTTGTTCCTGGTTTGGCTGTCATTCTTGTTGGGGATAGGAAGGATTCTGCTACTTATGTAAGGAACAAGAAAAAAGCTTGTGACTCTGTTGGGATTAATTCCTTTGAGGCGAACCTTCCTGAAGATTCAACAGAACAAGAAGTGCTCAAGTTTATTTCAGGTTTTAATAGTGATCCTTCAGTTCATGGCATCCTTGTGCAGTTGCCTTTACCTTCTGTATGCTTCTGAATCTCTTCTTGTTATTCTTTCTTGATGTTATAGTGATTAACCTCATTAGAATGAAAATCACAAGATTGATATGTGTGTCTCCAGCTTGATCTTAGTTGTCTGTAATCTCTTTGTAACAGCATATGAATGACCAGAACATCTTGAATGCGGTTAGTATTGAGAAAGATGTCGATGGTTTTCACCCACTGAATATTGGCCGTCTGGCCATGCGAGGAAGAGAACCTCTTTTTGTTCCATGTACACCTAAAGGGTGCATTGAATTGTTGCATAGATATGGGGTTGAAATTAAAGGGAAGAGAGCAGTTGTGATTGGTCGTAGCAACATTGTTGGGATGCCAGCTGCTTTGATGCTTCAAGTAATtcaattttctgtttttgaaCCTAGCCATTTTTGCCCTGTTAGTTATATGGTGAGATATTTTCCTGTCATTCTCTAACCTCAAATATTGTTTCTCCATTGGTAGAGGGAAGATGCTACTGTAAGTATCGTCCATTCTAGAACAAAGAACCCTGAGGAGATCACCAGACAAGCAGATATCATAATATCTGCTGTAGGACAACCAAATATGGTGAGGGGAAATTGGATTAAACCTGGTGCTGTTGTAATTGATGTTGGAATTAATCCTGTGGAGGTGATCAAATTTGTCCTTTTCTCTTTGGTTTAAAGTTACACTAGCCTTCTGGGTGGCCTGTATCATAATACTATTGGTTCTGCAAAGTTGTTACCTGTTGCTTCAATCATACTGACCTTTTTTTTCGTGTGTCTATGCATTTACTAAAGGATGCAAAAAGCCCTCGAGGTTACAGGTTGGTTGGAGATGTTTGCTATGAGGAGGCCTGCAAAGTTGCTTCAGCTGTCACTCCAGTTCCTGGTGGAGTTGGTCCAATGACCATAGCAATGCTTCTTTCTAATACACTCACCTCAGCAAAGAGGGTGCACAACTTCCAGTAACTAGTCAAATTCTTAAAGTACTGTTGCCATCAGGGAAGATAGGACTTCCTACCTATATTATAATAGTTGCTTGAGCTTCCATCTTTTTAATAGGGAGTCTCCCTCCATGGGCTGCCCTTTTAAATGAAAGGTTAATCTTAGGGGACAGTTTTTAGGCAAGAAATTGTACACAGTGAGTGGTGGCAGTCTGTGTTACTACTGCTAAATGTATTTGAAGTTTGTAGGTTCAAGTAATTGATTTGGgcacatcaaaaatctcattTCAAGCCATAATCAAGAGCAGACaggatctttttatttttcaatgttTTTTGTACGATAATAATGCATTTTACATGTTAATACTTTCTAAGTTTCCACTAATCTTTGTAAAGCATATTCCTATGGTTCCCAACTGCTAACAGGGATTGCTCATGTTGCTAGTAACATCTTTCTTGGTGAGGGTTTTGGGACTGCAAGCCTAAATGAAACCGTCAAAAATATGTCGCCCTCTTACAAACATCAAAACAGAGCATGTGAGTAAATGTACTTCGGCCAGCCTCTTATCTATAAACTACACAATCTAGTTACAGTATAGAAGCCAATGTTTATAACTAAACTAACAAATTTCATAGAGAGAAACAGATACAATGGCTTATATCATTAGTGTTCAAGTATGCAGTATTAaccaaaatttcttttaatcagCTATAAATATTACATACAACCAAATATGGTGAGATGCAAAGTGACAAGCTGAAATAGCCAGCTTTCTGTTGGGCAGGCTTCCTGAGTTCTTAGATGAAAAAGAACCATGACGATGAGCAAAAAGCTTATGCCATCTGCCACTATGATGAAACTTGGACAAAGTTTGAGGATTTCAATGAGTTCACACTAATCTTCGTCTGTCACTTCGACAAGCCTTCCACAAACCCATTTCTTAGCGCTAGTGATAGGTTTAGAAGGCAACTCCTCTTTCAGATGCTGAACCTTGGATCCATTTGGTAAGGGACTCTTTTCAGATTTATGACTTCCATTTGGTTTTGGTGAACTTGAATGCTCTATTATACTCTCCAAATTTATTGAAGGAAAATTAAACCCATTGGATCTTGTAGAGAGAAGTTCATATTCACCATTCAGTATATCATGAAGGGATAAGTTAGTGAAGTTGAGGTCCTTATCTTCACTGGATGCTACGATTTTGGTTCCATTAACTTCTTTCAACTCTGCTTGACTAGAATTTCCATTGTTCACATCTGCTTCCTCATCAATCAGCCCAGCCAGTTCAATTGGGGAAAGAGAAGGATCAATGTCATCCTTACTAGATGTCATATACTCAGCATCTACGGATTCAATCGAAAGAATTGCTTCAGCTATTAGCTTTCTAGCTTCTATGAGGGAGGCTTGAGCAATAGGGCTCGTTGTTGCAGCAACCTCAAGGGCCTTAGCAGCTTTCTGAGCTTCAGCAATTAATAACCTGCAGTATGCCAGCTAACATGAGCATAGCGTATCCCACGACTAAGCAGCCTAATAAGGGGGCAGGATTTTACGTTACAACAGAAACAGTGATCATTATGAAATGCAGGCCACATGAGTTCTTCTAGCATATTCAATCTCTAAAATTACTGGTCAAATTAGCTCAACCTTCATAAGGGAATTGCATTAGACACATGCCAAAAAAAGGCATCGGATGGGCCAAGAGTTCTTCATAACTTCATTGTACAGGCTGGTCAAGTTCATTTTTACGTGTATATTCTAAGTCATTTATCTCCTTGTGTACTAACCTTGCTCGTTCTATGGCTTCAGTTTTCTTGGTTCCTGCGGCAGCTCTTTGTtcccttattttctttatcatctCTAACTTTGACCTTGCCAGAGGATCCTTGTACACTGGTGTCTTGCTTCTTCGCAACCTTGGTCGCCGCATTGGGCCTGCGGTGTCACTTTTAGACAAATTCTCTGTATCACTTTTTTTCATTGCTGGGTCCTGTTTCTTTGGTTGTGTCCTTCGCCTTGGCTTAATTCCAACTGGTGTCCCATGATATTTAGATAGCGCGGAGCAAACTCGTTCTCGGTATTCCTAGTGTAACCACAAACaacaaattaaaaggaaaaacaggCATCTAAAAGTGTCCAACTGCAGAGCAGCAGAGCTGAATCAGTCCTACCTTATATTACCACGAGGCATAACAAATGAACTTAACTCAACTCAAATTGCAACATAATTAACAGAAAAGGATGCAGGTGGTAATAATGAGATTCATGAAAAGATATTTAGGATCACATATGCCATGTTCCTTGGCCAAGTAACATCCTTCTCTTTCTCCCTGCTCGTGATGGAACTTTCATCCATCTCACTGTTTCTTTCATCCCTCAAAATCAACAGACTGGGTTTATGATCATCAATGCAGATAACATAAAGCAAGATAAATCAATAAGCACTCACAGGATCAGCCCACTTAGCAGCAATGGCTTCtgcaatttttcttctttgctcAGGGGATTTCGGGGCTCTCTTGCTCCCTTTTGGCCTAGGCATTGTTTTCCTTTGTTCAATGCTCTCCACCCATTCAACTTCAAGTTTTTCAGTTAATATCTTGTAAGAGTCCCACTGCATCTCTTCTTCACCAGCATAGCCCCTTCTTGAAGCTTCTGCAATCAAGTTCTGCCACTCAAACAAACAAGTTTCCTGCACATTCTTCTTCTCGCGGCGCTTTTTCCATCGCATTCGCACACCAACCCCAATTTTTGTCCTCGTCTCTTTACtgtaagataattataaatagtgcATATAATTATGTTATTTGGTCTAAGGTAAAAGCAGAAGTCAAAATTTTAGAAAGTGAGAGCTTCTACCACAATTATAAACCAACCAAGTAAAAGACAACAGAGGAGATTTTATCAAGATGTTCTGAATGAGAAAGACTAGTAGTTCCAccgaaaaagaaaggaaaataatcCTAAAGTAAGGAAAATTGAAATGTCCAAATTGTTTGAGAGAAGATGCTTAGTAAGGTAGAGTTGAAAGGAAAGGTGCAGCACCCACCTCTGAGCATGTCCAAGGTTGGCCAACTTCATTCTGATCTGCAAAGCCAAATTTTGTAAcgaaaaatgaataaattttcattttgatgctaatcataaaatatgcaaaataaaatcaaaaaatattttttatatttctttgattttcaTCTTATCATATGCATTATCTGTAAAGCACCGAGCACAACAATTAACTAGCTTAGAACTTCATTCAAAACATGAGTGGTACGATGCATCTTGGTAACTCAGTGCGGCCAAGTATCAACCCAAATTAGGAgccaaaatgaataaatttctCTATGCagcttctcctatcctttgtTAACCATTGCCCAAAATGTTGGATACCAAGCTAATCTCAGCCATTGATCAATGCAATGATCCTCTAGATGACTCCATTAGTTTCATGTAAGAGCATAGCGCACAAATGCTGACCAATTCATAGTTGAGGAGCTAAGGAGTTCTATTCTCTGAAGAATCAATCATAATATAGATGACGACCACTATGACCAGTATTAAGATGTTAACCAACAGAATACTCCAGAATCTCCacattattttgtttatttaagcTTGTATAATTTCAAAGGAAATTAGCAATGAAAATATAGTATCTTTTCTTTCAGATATATCAACTCATACCAAGGattatacaaaattaaattactctTATATTACATTACCTTAGGATTCTGCATTGCAAGCCTTGTTCTTTCTCTAATCCGTTGAATGGTTTCTGCACATGGATCAAGGTTGTAAGTAACCACAAAAAAATGTTGAAAGCAAACAGATAAAGGCAAACCATGCTAAACAGTTAAGCACTTACCAGGACTGTGCTTCCTGCCTTTGTTCCATGGCGTGTTTCCTTTATTTGCTTTAGAGATCCTCATGCGCCTCAACTTCTCATTTTCATCCAATTCCAACGAGTCTGCATCCGAAGAGTCAGCCTGAACTGCTGGGGCATTTGAATTATCATCAAGCAGCACACTCTCTTTACTCTTCTCTTCCTCCTTGTGTAAAGCCTTGGGTTCAAGAGTAGCAACTGCCTTAATCTGAAGTTTACTCCTTTCACAAGTATTTAAGGTTTTAGGGAAGTGAAAAGATTTCCACCGGGCCAGCGGTCTCTTCTCATCCCCAAATATAAATGGACTTGGCAAAACCTTACAAGGAATAAGGGGTTGAGCCCTTAATGGACTCAGATGATTCTGCAAAGAAGCCTGAGCAGTAGCAATATCTACAAAGTAATATATCAAACACCCCCATGAGACATCTATCACTTTATCAGTAATAGCAAGTGTACTGAGagcaaataaaataagattcaTCAATGACACTTCAAACAAGGAGCTAAAAGCTATACGGAATCATGTTAAAGTCAAAGCATATGtagtttcttatatttttagttgCACAGCCATGAATTAAGCAAGAATCTTGCTTGCAAAGCTATAAGCTTTTAGTACGGAAAATAAACGAAAAGGAAAGAGGCGCAACAGAGAAAAATTCATACTTTCTTTAGCAAACAAAAATAGATACGAATTCATCAAAGAGTCgataaaagaaacataaaaattaaggaacccaagaaagaaagaactaaAGGGAATGAAGAAAGCACCTAATACAGGCATTGATAAGAGGTCATTCAGTCCAAAATCCAGAAGAAAAATCTCAGATATTAGCCAGGCATTTCAATGTAGATTCCTTTATCCTTTCCTTCCTACGCAAACAAGACAATGCAAAGATGTTTTCTTTGTAAAATAGGAGGAGAATCTTTGTATGGAAGCTCCAAAACAGTAAGCAAAGGTAAGATACAGAATCTTGAAAAGAGACAAGCAAAGGGAAGACAGAGCCACACACATACAGCAGCAGAGAGTGAATGTCTATTAGTTGCAGAAGTTAAGATAACGAATTGGTAAACATAACGTCTGATATTATTCGTTCTTGTGGCCCATAACCCATTTAATCTCTCCATCTATCttcttgatattttctttAGCTGATGGGCTAGACTCAGTTTCTGCATTCATGGCCAATTAAAGCCCAGTAACTTTCTTAGATTTAGAACATTGTTTGTTTGTAACCATAATTTGATTGGGAAATTacaatttatactttttttttctttaagtcCTAAtcacattaaaaatttaaatatttatctctCTTCaaatatagtttattttaaattttatttaaataatttattataattatagccaaattaaaatatcagtTAAAATCGGATGATATCTTCTTAACCCTTTGtttactttattaatattgtttgCCTCTTagaaaaatgtataaaatcaTTATGAAagtgaagaaagaaattacTTGACCGTTTATTCTTCTCTTAATTCATGATCTTtacttgttatttattttttttgttcatcTATAATATGACTTTGGTAACTCGTGTGTCATGTCTAAATACATGCAACAATGACGTGTAAGTTGTCGACAATGAATAATGACATATGTCATTTTTCACATCAccttattttaactaaaattttaatttagctaCAATTGCAATCAATTAGGTAAATCAggtaatttaaataaaaattaaaataatagatttagGGATAGCGACGAGTAGGGTATCTGTCCGTTTAATGTTATCCGAACCCGAAACCATTTAAACTACAATTACTCAAATCTGTTTAAGAAGTTACACTTGTTATAATATccgagatttttattttaataataatgatattagtaatagttaataaataagtttttatttaaatttattttactttatttttatttgatctaattgggatgatttaaatagaattttgatgctagacaaataagagagttattttctatatccaattagtttgatttttcttaagaaattaattaagtaaattatttgagaaataaattatatttttggtcattcaattttttctccaaaatgaatatataaattaatttctatattgaaagttatgaaagaattagcaaaggatattttataaaagaattattggggaaatggtattttaattagctaatggtattaattttaattggaaaatatttagcaaattgattgattaaattaatcgtgttaggattaaattagaaatttattttagaataaggattaaaaatataattttattactatgggattttaatgaaaatttgtatgtttggtatttttgtaattaaatatgtcggcaagggatttttagtaattttacatttaaaagcaagggtaaataagtaattatatattttcaacaaTTCTGTTTTggcctaaattaaatagttaggagcttaaatgaaaagctaaagaaaagtttaagggttaatcagaaattttgctggacgaaattgttagtaattaaagaagttgagggactaaatggtaaagaagaaaagttgagGACCAAATGTCGATaatgaatgaaagaaaagaaaaaaagaaaagaagaaaagaaggaagaagaagaagatgttAGGAAAGGGGAGCTCAGGTCAACTTCCATAGCAAACGGGGATTTGCGTCCGTCTGGGACACAGCGGAGCGGGCTAGAGGTGCAGCGGAGGCTGGCGAGCTCGGTGGAGGAGTCGGCAGCAACTCCGGCATAGTCAGGTGGCAGCAAATAGGCGGAAGGGGGCAACAGCTTCTTGCCGTTGTTGAGGTCGTCTCCGACAACTATTTTGGGTGGTTCTGATCTCAAAATGACCAGCAACCAGTGAGCTTTCTTCTTTGCCCATCATCTCCCCTTGAGGCTGCCCGAATTGCAAGAACCGGCGAGGTGAAAAGAGTAGGGGGCAGCTAGAATTTTGAGCTTTTCAGGCGAGATCCGACGATGGATGGATGATCAGAGGGTATATCcagactctcctcagctcaatcTTTCCAATAGCACcggttttgtggcgatcggacttTGTTTgga is a genomic window containing:
- the LOC8284734 gene encoding bifunctional protein FolD 4, chloroplastic — translated: MASVTFTDCSSSATPRLRLFNRTATFHRNGSITFARRLAGPLSVRTICFGTVSIGSSSTASSPVINASMASETGAKVIDGKLVAMKIREEITVEVSRMKDEIGVVPGLAVILVGDRKDSATYVRNKKKACDSVGINSFEANLPEDSTEQEVLKFISGFNSDPSVHGILVQLPLPSHMNDQNILNAVSIEKDVDGFHPLNIGRLAMRGREPLFVPCTPKGCIELLHRYGVEIKGKRAVVIGRSNIVGMPAALMLQREDATVSIVHSRTKNPEEITRQADIIISAVGQPNMVRGNWIKPGAVVIDVGINPVEDAKSPRGYRLVGDVCYEEACKVASAVTPVPGGVGPMTIAMLLSNTLTSAKRVHNFQ
- the LOC8284726 gene encoding stress response protein NST1; this encodes MPVLDIATAQASLQNHLSPLRAQPLIPCKVLPSPFIFGDEKRPLARWKSFHFPKTLNTCERSKLQIKAVATLEPKALHKEEEKSKESVLLDDNSNAPAVQADSSDADSLELDENEKLRRMRISKANKGNTPWNKGRKHSPETIQRIRERTRLAMQNPKIRMKLANLGHAQSKETRTKIGVGVRMRWKKRREKKNVQETCLFEWQNLIAEASRRGYAGEEEMQWDSYKILTEKLEVEWVESIEQRKTMPRPKGSKRAPKSPEQRRKIAEAIAAKWADPEYRERVCSALSKYHGTPVGIKPRRRTQPKKQDPAMKKSDTENLSKSDTAGPMRRPRLRRSKTPVYKDPLARSKLEMIKKIREQRAAAGTKKTEAIERARLLIAEAQKAAKALEVAATTSPIAQASLIEARKLIAEAILSIESVDAEYMTSSKDDIDPSLSPIELAGLIDEEADVNNGNSSQAELKEVNGTKIVASSEDKDLNFTNLSLHDILNGEYELLSTRSNGFNFPSINLESIIEHSSSPKPNGSHKSEKSPLPNGSKVQHLKEELPSKPITSAKKWVCGRLVEVTDED